CGTCGCTGATCGTATTGGATCCGGCATTCAGCTTCGCTTGAATCTCTGCGATCAAGCCATCTTGCCAGGACTGATGGCTAGCCACCGGCATTTCCAACTCTGAAGATTCTTGCGACAGAATAGCCGGCAGGAATGCCGGGACGATCACAGGGCCGCTCGCTTTCAACAGGGTTTGTTTGATCGCTCCTTGAAGTTCACGCACATTGCCGGGCCAATCATGGTCCATCAAGATCTGCATCGTTTCGGGAGCGATTGAGAGAAAGTCCTTCTTCAAATGTTTGGCGTTGCTTTGAAAAAAGTACTCGATCATCAGCCGCAGGTCCTCACCGCGATCCCTTAGCGGCGGAAGATTGATCGTGAATTCGTTCAGTCGATAGAACAGATCACTGCGGAAGCTTCCGTCCGAAATGGCCGCTTGTAGATTGCGATTTGTTGCCGCGATGATTCGAACATCGGTTTTGATGGGTTTAGAACCGCCGACCCGTTCAAACTCTTTTTCTTGCAAGACGCGAAGCAACTTGGTTTGCATGACGGGCGACATGTCGCCGATCTCGTCTAAAAACAAAGTGCCTTTATCACAGATTTCGAACTTACCAATGCGTCGTTGATCGGCACCGGTGAACGATCCTTTTTCGTGACCGAACAGTTCGCTTTCGAGTAGGTTCTCTGGGATCGCGGCACAGTTGATTGCGTGAAAGATTTGATCGTGACGCAAACTATGTTGATAGATCGCGCGGGCGACGACTTCTTTACCTGTTCCCGTTTCACCTAAGATCAAAACCGCGACGTCTCTCGATGCGACGCGTCCGATCGAACGAAACACTTCGACCATTTTGGCGCACTTGCCCAAGATCGGATCGACGGTGCCGTCACGGCTAACGGCCCGGTCGGATTCACCGGGCAGCACCGCAGGCCGCTTGGCCATCCGACCAGTTTCCAGTGCCGAGTCGATCAACGGCAAGATTTCGTCCGGATGAAACGGCTTGGTTACATAGTCAAATGCGCCGTTGCTCATCGCGGTGATGGCTGTTTCGGCGGTTCCATGCCCCGTGATCAAGATCACTGGCGTGCGGCGGTCTAACTCGTGCAGCTCACTTGCGAGCGCGAGTCCAGATCGGTCGGGCAATTGGATGTCACACAGAACGGCATCAGGATGAATACGACGGAACGTTTCAATCCCTTCTTCGGCACTGCCCGCCGTCACCACGCGATACTCCGGTTCTGGCAAACACAGTTCCATACACTGCAGGATCAATGGATCGTCATCAATTACAAGGAGCGTCGGAGGGTTCATGTCGATCGAAGGAAGTTCTTCCTGCTGAGGTTGTGTCGTCTGAATTTTAAAGCGGTCGGTTAAGTGTTCGTTGCTTTGGTCCAGCTCGGATTTCTAATTACCCGATTGGGCATTAGCCCCGGTTGTGTTTGTGAGAACCGTCGCTAACGCGGTGCGGCTGATAGGTGCCAATGCTACTTGATTTTCTGATTAGCCGATTGGGCTTTAGCCCTGGTTGTGTTTGTGAGAACCGCCGCTAATGCGGTTCGGCTGATGTCGTCACGGGCAGAAGCACCGACATGGTGGTTCCGACGTTCACCGTCGATTGGACATCGACTGCTCCTTGATGGCTTTTGATGATACCCAGAGATGTTGATAGACCAAGTCCGGTCCCCTGACCACGGGCCTTGGTCGAGAAGAATGGTTCGAAAATCCGATCTCGCAATACCGCCGGGATTCCGCGACCGGTATCGGAGATCTCAAGTCGGACATAGTGCCCCGGATCCAGTTGGGTAAACGAGAATAGTTTTTGTTCGTTCAGTTCAATCGTATCGGCGTGGATTTTTAGCGTGCCGCCGTTTGGCATCGCGTCGCGGGCGTTGATTGCTAGGTTCATTACCAACTGGCTGATTTCGGTTTCGTCGCCCCGAATGAAAGGCAATGAATGGGGGACCGACATTTCCAATTGAATTTGATTTTTCAGTGTCCGTTGCAAGATGGTTGCCATGTCACGAAGCACCGGGGCCACATCCAAGTCGACTCGCACTCCTTCGCCACCTCGGGCGAAGGTCAGCAGTTGGTCAATCAAGCTGGCTCCGCGAGATGCCGCTTGTTCAATCGTTTCGACAAGAGCCGCCCGGTTGATCTTCGGCGACTCACGTTGCAACATTCGGCTGCTCATCAGGATTGGTGTTAGCAGGTTGTTCAAGTCGTGGGCGATGCCACTTGCCAATGTCCCCAACGATTCAAGTCGCTGCCGCCTTCGATCAACTGTTTGTGTCAGTTTTCGTTGATCAGAATCGAGATCCAAGACAACGACACCTTCGCAAGCATCGCCGTCCATTATCCGTGTGACGTGCCGTTCGATTGCCAGTGTCGAACCGTCTGCCGTCTGGACTTGGACTTCGCCTTCCCATCGCGACATTTGGCGGTCGCTTTGAGCGTGCAAAGAAACGTGGCAAGATTCTTGTGGCGAGATGCCAAGTACCTCGTCCGCGTTTCGGCCGAGCATTTCTTTTTCCGTATAGCCAAATAGGTCTTCCGCGCCGGAATTCCAAAACAGCACCCGTCCGTTCTCGTCCTGGACATGGATCGGTTCGGAAAACTCGGAAAGCAATGTTGCGTAGCGTCGTTCCTGGCGATCCGCTTCACCACGCAAGGTTCGTTCGGCTCGGCGTGAGTAATAGATCAATCCCAGCAGACCAAGCGACACGAACTGCCCATAGATCAGCAATGATCGGATCAGGTTGCGATCACGTTGTAGTGCAGACCGTGACCGATCTCCCGAGGCATCCAGTTCGCCGATCGCCTGTTGCATCTCTGCTTGTAAACGTTGCAGGCTTGACCTTGGTGATGTTGAACTTGGCGTTGCCTGCGGAGCGGATTCAATAACGATCGCACTGATTTCATCGATCGATTGTTCAACCACGACAGGTGAGATGGGTGCGGCATCGGGGAAGCTGGCGACTTGTCCCGCGATCGACATTTCCGATGCAAGTTGCCTTGCTCGGGCGAGTCTGTCGAGTGCAACGACTTGATGCGCGTGGTCTTTGGAAAGGTAATAGGTCCAAGCTTGCGATGAGGCATCTAAAAGCGACAACTGGAATCGGCTGATGGCACGACGGTATTCCCGAACATTTTCGACATGCCGTTCCATCAATTCAATTTGCTCGATTCGCTGGATTCCAACCCATAGCGAAATGACCGAATAGAAGACAGTCAACAGCACGGAACCGGGAAACAAGATGGGAAACAAAAATTGCTGAATCATGCGACTGCCATCGGTCCTGAATTCCCAGTGTTGAATCTTCGAAAGCCTATCGTTGCTAAACGTCCAACCGCCCCATTCACACGCAACACGTCACTGCGGTACAAGAATCGGTTTTGGGTACAGGGTTTGCATGTCTGACTTTAGTGGTTGGCAAGTTTACCCTTTATGGCACCGCTTCCCATGTGGGCTTTTCTGTTTATGGGATCCAAATTGACGACTTCCCCCGTCTCTGCAGCTCTCGCACCAACGAATCAATTTCCGACCGGGGTAGAGATGTGGACCGGTTGTGATTGGGAAACGGAGTTCGGACCATTGAAATTAAATCTTCAAGGAGTCCGCAGCCGACAAGCTATGCTTGCCGCGAGTGCGACGCGTGGGCAGGAGGCCGAGCAATGGAAAAACGCCGCAATATGGCTGAAAGACTTGGAAGAAGACGCCCGCAGGGCAACCGAGCTTTGGCATCAGGCGACGCAGGCGGAACTTGACGGACGGCTCGATCAAGCACTGAAACTTCGTTGTGCAGCCGAAGCGATCGAGCGTAAATATCCACGGAACGAGGTTCCTAGGGGGGTGAATCAGCCACGCCTTCGAACAGGCCTAGGAATCCCCGATCCTTCGCGGTAACGTTTTTTCCAGAAAGCAAAACACTTTCCAACCCATCCAAAACTCCGGTCAGCCGGCTTTGAATTCTCGAAGTCGGCTGATTTCATTTTCTTCATCGATCGTCACCTAGGCCCACAGCATGAACGACATGGTCACCGAATCATCAACGGAAACCAAACGGCCTTGGGAAGAGGTCATCCGGGTTTCCCAAGAAGGCACCGTCGAAGAGCTTTCGGATTTGTTGGACACCATGTCGGTTGCCGAACAGGCGTTCGTCTTTTCGCACATGGAAGACGAAGCCGAGGCGGCTGTGCTGCAGCGTTTGCCTGCAGAGGACGCTGCGGAGCTAATCGCTCATTTAAATGAAAGCG
This genomic interval from Stieleria sp. JC731 contains the following:
- a CDS encoding sigma-54-dependent transcriptional regulator, translating into MNPPTLLVIDDDPLILQCMELCLPEPEYRVVTAGSAEEGIETFRRIHPDAVLCDIQLPDRSGLALASELHELDRRTPVILITGHGTAETAITAMSNGAFDYVTKPFHPDEILPLIDSALETGRMAKRPAVLPGESDRAVSRDGTVDPILGKCAKMVEVFRSIGRVASRDVAVLILGETGTGKEVVARAIYQHSLRHDQIFHAINCAAIPENLLESELFGHEKGSFTGADQRRIGKFEICDKGTLFLDEIGDMSPVMQTKLLRVLQEKEFERVGGSKPIKTDVRIIAATNRNLQAAISDGSFRSDLFYRLNEFTINLPPLRDRGEDLRLMIEYFFQSNAKHLKKDFLSIAPETMQILMDHDWPGNVRELQGAIKQTLLKASGPVIVPAFLPAILSQESSELEMPVASHQSWQDGLIAEIQAKLNAGSNTISDDIHEEVDRLLVERVLKSCGGNLSETSIRLGISRPTLRTRMRQLGMTG
- a CDS encoding two-component system sensor histidine kinase NtrB; this encodes MIQQFLFPILFPGSVLLTVFYSVISLWVGIQRIEQIELMERHVENVREYRRAISRFQLSLLDASSQAWTYYLSKDHAHQVVALDRLARARQLASEMSIAGQVASFPDAAPISPVVVEQSIDEISAIVIESAPQATPSSTSPRSSLQRLQAEMQQAIGELDASGDRSRSALQRDRNLIRSLLIYGQFVSLGLLGLIYYSRRAERTLRGEADRQERRYATLLSEFSEPIHVQDENGRVLFWNSGAEDLFGYTEKEMLGRNADEVLGISPQESCHVSLHAQSDRQMSRWEGEVQVQTADGSTLAIERHVTRIMDGDACEGVVVLDLDSDQRKLTQTVDRRRQRLESLGTLASGIAHDLNNLLTPILMSSRMLQRESPKINRAALVETIEQAASRGASLIDQLLTFARGGEGVRVDLDVAPVLRDMATILQRTLKNQIQLEMSVPHSLPFIRGDETEISQLVMNLAINARDAMPNGGTLKIHADTIELNEQKLFSFTQLDPGHYVRLEISDTGRGIPAVLRDRIFEPFFSTKARGQGTGLGLSTSLGIIKSHQGAVDVQSTVNVGTTMSVLLPVTTSAEPH